The Chloroflexota bacterium genome includes the window GTCAGCAGTCGCTTGACCTCGGCGGGGCGGGCGTTGGTGGTGAAGTCCAGGTCGAGGGGCGGGTGGCCGAGCAGCAGATCGCGCACGGACCCGCCGACGACGTAGAGGTCGCGGTCGGCAGCACCGAAGGCGGCAGCCAGGGCCGGTATCGGCGGGGACGCGAGAAGCTGCGAGATCGCCGCTGAGGTTCGAGTCTGGTCCATCGCACACACTACCTGAGACGACGAACGCTCACGCCTGGGAACTTCGCACGGCGAGACAGCGCAGACGGTGGCGAAGCGGGCTGCAGAGCATGAAAGAGGCCGCCTGCGCCTCGCGCGAGCGGCCCAAGAGCGTCACCTGGGTGGGCAAGAGAGGACTCGAACCTCCGACCCCCACGATGTCAACGTGGTGCTCTAACCAACTGAGCTACCTGCCCCTGTAGGCAAGTATAGCGTGTGGCCGGGCGTTTGACCAGACCTTCCGGAGAATCGGATCGGGGAATCTGGGGAGGCGCAGCCTGGTGCGTCACACCTGTCAGACTGCTGCCAGCACGGGTGGCGGTGCGTCGTCCGGTACACTTCGGGCGGCCGGGCGCCGCCCGGACTGTGCAGCGCGGCCCGCGGGTGGGAGTGAACGGTGTGACGAACGTCCTGGTGGTGGGCAATGGCGCGCGCGAGCACGCGCTCTGCCACGTATTGCGACGCTCGCCGTCGGTGACGACGCTGAGCTGCACGCCTGGGAACGCCGGCACGGCGGCCGTTGCCGAGAACGTCTCCGCCAGCCTGGGCGACGTCGATCAGCTGGTGCGGATCGCGCAGCAACGGGTGGCCGACCTCGTCATCGTCGGGCCGGAAGCGCCGCTGGCCGCGGGTCTGGCCGACCGCCTGCGCGAGGCCGGGATCAGGACGTTCGGCCCGGGGCAGGCTGCCGCCCGCATCGAAGCGAGCAAAGCCTGGGCCAAGGATCTGATGCGGGGGATCGGCGTGCCGACGGCGCGCGCGGTGACGGCGACCAGCCACGCGGCTGCTCGCCGTGCCGTCGAGCAGGTTGGGCTGCCGGCCGTCATCAAGGCGGACGGTCTGGCAGCCGGCAAGGGCGTCACGGTGGCGCTCGATCGGGTTGCCGCCGACGCCGCCCTGGACGAGCTGTTTGTGCGGCGCTCGCTCGGCAGCGCCGCCGACGTGGTGGTGGTCGAGGAGTTCCTGGAGGGGCGCGAGCTCTCGGTGATCGCGCTGTGCGATGGTGAGCGGCTGGCGATCCTCCCGCCCGCGCGTGACTACAAAGCGGCGCTCGAAGGCGGCCTCGGGCCGAACACCGGCGGCATGGGGGCGTTTACGCGCCCGAGCTTCGCCACGCCGGGCTTGCTGGCGCGGCTGCGCATCGAGATCCTGGAGCCGGTCGTCCGCGAGCTTGGGCGGCGTGGTGCGCCGTTCGTCGGCGCGTTGTACGCTGGCCTGATGGTGACGGCGTCTGGCCCGAAGGTGATCGAGTTCAACTGTCGGCTGGGCGATCCAGAGACGCAGGTGATCCTGCCGCTGCTGGAATCTGACCTGCTGGATGCGATGCTCGCGGCAGCCGATGGTCGGTTGGACGCTGGCGCGCTCCGCTGGTCGAGCGACGTGCTGTGCGGCGTCGTGCTGACGGCG containing:
- the purD gene encoding phosphoribosylamine--glycine ligase, whose translation is MNGVTNVLVVGNGAREHALCHVLRRSPSVTTLSCTPGNAGTAAVAENVSASLGDVDQLVRIAQQRVADLVIVGPEAPLAAGLADRLREAGIRTFGPGQAAARIEASKAWAKDLMRGIGVPTARAVTATSHAAARRAVEQVGLPAVIKADGLAAGKGVTVALDRVAADAALDELFVRRSLGSAADVVVVEEFLEGRELSVIALCDGERLAILPPARDYKAALEGGLGPNTGGMGAFTRPSFATPGLLARLRIEILEPVVRELGRRGAPFVGALYAGLMVTASGPKVIEFNCRLGDPETQVILPLLESDLLDAMLAAADGRLDAGALRWSSDVLCGVVLTAGGYPGTYTTGDVIHGLDTLPDDIMVFHAGTRQRPEGEIVTAGGRVLTVVGRGATLEQARTRAYAGAAGISYRGVRYRADIGDERVSK